A part of Escherichia ruysiae genomic DNA contains:
- a CDS encoding DUF2971 domain-containing protein translates to MLVKYIGESYMEKPWPGMHIRTSCLEDGFFRATQPKYLNDPSSESRLLPFFNKFSPADYAWARNEFKKMQRDPSYVPSIQELEYYLKPCGKRYGEDFPHLLINEGFTSMDSYDEAKLQEIVTYLNDYLVEAVSCHLGVFSLSKSDCNLHMWTHYASIGKGFAVVFDETHDFFKIYRPCDVSYNPEDRASVTYYKGAVRFNGYPAPSRNIDIKNKDNTLHGILNRDSVRELFINRLLYTKGEEWLPENESRIIFPLADCERKIGSIVSPSIDDCLLNEYPDVFHDYHVINLKKIPFSAFKQITLGYNMTEKDKNIILDKVSTNKELSHVNVLHSKLDIYGKVVVKPM, encoded by the coding sequence GTGTTAGTTAAATATATAGGCGAGAGTTATATGGAAAAACCTTGGCCGGGCATGCACATTCGAACATCTTGTCTGGAGGATGGTTTCTTTAGAGCAACGCAACCAAAGTATCTTAATGATCCGTCGAGTGAGTCGCGACTTCTTCCATTTTTTAATAAATTTTCACCAGCCGATTACGCATGGGCTAGAAATGAATTTAAGAAAATGCAACGAGATCCATCTTATGTCCCATCTATACAAGAGTTAGAGTATTATTTAAAACCTTGCGGGAAACGATACGGAGAGGATTTTCCACACTTGTTAATCAATGAAGGTTTTACCTCAATGGATTCATATGATGAAGCTAAACTCCAAGAAATAGTAACGTACCTTAACGATTATTTAGTAGAAGCCGTAAGCTGTCATCTTGGTGTGTTCTCTCTATCAAAAAGTGATTGCAATCTACATATGTGGACTCATTATGCATCGATAGGAAAGGGGTTTGCTGTAGTTTTCGATGAAACACACGATTTTTTCAAAATATATCGGCCGTGTGATGTTAGTTATAATCCAGAAGATAGAGCATCTGTAACCTATTATAAAGGCGCTGTGCGATTTAATGGCTATCCTGCGCCATCGAGGAATATAGATATAAAGAATAAAGATAATACATTGCATGGGATCTTAAATCGAGATTCAGTTCGCGAGCTTTTTATTAATAGGCTCCTTTATACAAAAGGTGAAGAGTGGCTTCCTGAAAATGAAAGTAGAATTATTTTTCCATTGGCTGACTGCGAGAGAAAAATAGGAAGCATTGTCTCTCCATCGATTGATGATTGCCTATTAAATGAGTATCCTGATGTTTTTCATGACTATCATGTAATTAACTTAAAGAAAATTCCTTTTTCTGCATTCAAGCAAATTACCTTAGGGTATAACATGACTGAAAAAGATAAAAATATAATTTTAGATAAAGTTAGTACGAATAAAGAATTGTCTCACGTCAACGTATTACATTCAAAACTTGATATATACGGAAAGGTTGTGGTTAAGCCCATGTAA